The proteins below come from a single Aegilops tauschii subsp. strangulata cultivar AL8/78 chromosome 6, Aet v6.0, whole genome shotgun sequence genomic window:
- the LOC109783144 gene encoding uncharacterized protein isoform X1, with amino-acid sequence MGEAAAAAAAHRRIQFHASAGPGAAGGAPMQRPYPNPDRRLAVAAAAREKKGEAGAGAGGLDRELAAARVYLRRIGAGLRNLGNTCYLNSVLQCLTYTEPFVAYLQSGKHTSSSCRAAGFCALCALQNHVRCALQSTGKILTPVQFVKNLKCISRSFRYYRQEDAHELMVNLLESMHKCCLPSGIPSQSPSAYEKSLVHRIFGGRLRSQVRCASCSHCSSKLDPFLDLSLEIGNAATLVKALQNFTEEEALDGGEKQYNCQSCKKKVVAKKRFTIDKAPDVLTIHLKRFSPFNPGQKINKKVDFHPTLNLKPFVSNSEGMDFRYSLYGVLVHAGWNTQSGHYYCFVRTSSGIWHNLDDNEVCQVREADVLRQKAYMLFYVRDRVRSSVMFKNNDAAGSLVKNAISEKAAYMNGTIRNGFMEAKLNVPSFTNGDVKSQKQNPNDDRPSIFGSSSRGQCSKYSSSTEVIEAAAVQNNGMVSVPTAAANLSINTTKTTSDSEREIASSAQPDVIVPHNSSCDPKAYEKPLQEQQPESDGAFIDSGKGSTAALPICNGGDMMLEENHQASEPRTDPCGEQTLSTIKPTESAEIKKTKDMMLSDSNGTMPSSEGLTCCNEAKESAESGKQADEIAMEEFSVENTGAITNAVEQASVQTNTAEVGQATVEELSVKDADCIANAQEQASMQNNDLVAGQAHPETHFYSEVSAQAICPEVCPQAICAEVSPRATCPEVSAHAICPEVSAQMICPEVSVQVICPEVSSQVICPEVSSQAVCPEVSAQAVCPEVSPQAVCPEVSAQAVCPEVSAQAVCPEVSAQAVCPEASAQVICPEDPAQVLDKDPCHGNLHTMKDLKSKKHKDYSTVHLLFVSKQPLLAALKLRKKRKHKRAKRQSIDNGVIADDQQTSTSETVFTKEISCKSHRRRKRSRASASSDNGVEISTKKPHLVDCPSNAADLPVDKKDDKYATLASAELPGACVSSVVDQTDSRSADANERVPSHFDLLTRGLSEITVPLWDDIDMSGRKSEFQYPRRTENIGYVLDEWDEDYDRGKRKKARKPREESNGPNPFQEAADVRARPRKRPRSDQPRWGNQPRRI; translated from the exons atgggcgaggcggcggcggcggcggccgcgcaCCGGAGGATCCAGTTCCACGCGTCGGCGGGGCCGGGGGCGGCCGGAGGGGCCCCGATGCAGAGGCCGTACCCGAACCCCGACAGGCGCTtggccgtggcggcggcggcaagggagaagaagggggaggcgggcgcgggcgcgggcgggcTCGATCGGGAGCTCGCCGCCGCCAGGGTCTACCTGCGCAGAATC GGGGCTGGCTTGCGGAATCTCGGCAATACGTGCTACCTCAACTCGGTCCTGCAATGCCTGACGTACACGGAGCCCTTCGTGGCTTACTTGCAGAGCGGCAAGCACACGTCGTCGTCAT GCCGAGCAGCTGGATTCTGTGCACTATGTGCTCTCCAGAACCATGTTAGATGTGCCCTACAGTCAACTGGGAAGATATTGACACCGGTGCAGTTTGTGAAGAACTTAAAAT GCATTTCTCGTAGTTTTCGGTACTATAGGCAGGAAGATGCACACGAGCTAATGGTTAACTTACTTGAGTCCATGCACAAATGCTGTTTACCTTCGGGTATACCAAGTCAGTCTCCGAGTGCTTATGAGAAGAGTCTAGTTCACAGAATATTTGGTGGCCGCTTAAGAAGTCAG GTGAGATGTGCAAGTTGCTCCCACTGTTCCAGCAAACTCGATCCTTTCCTGGATCTCAGTCTGGAAATTGGTAATGCTGCTACGTTGGTGAAAGCACTTCAAAATTTTACTGAAGAAGAGGCTTTAGATGGTGGGGAGAAGCAGTACAACTGCCAGAGCTGCAAGAAAAAAGTTGTGGCCAAGAAAAGATTTACAATTGATAAGGCTCCTGATGTATTGACAATTCATCTGAAGCGTTTTAGTCCTTTCAACCCTGGTCAAAAGATCAACAAAAAAGTGGATTTTCATCCAACTTTGAACTTGAAGCCATTTGTCAGTAATTCAGAA GGCATGGATTTCAGATACAGTCTTTATGGTGTGTTGGTTCATGCTGGCTGGAATACACAATCAGGTCACTATTATTGCTTTGTTCGGACTTCTAGTGggatttggcacaatcttgatgatAACGAG GTTTGCCAAGTTCGTGAGGCAGATGTATTGAGGCAGAAAGCCTATATGTTATTCTATGTGCGTGACAGGGTGAGGAGCTCAGTGATGTTTAAAAATAATGATGCCGCTGGCTCGTTAGTTAAGAATGCTATTTCTGAGAAGGCCGCTTATATGAATGGCACAATTCGAAacggtttcatggaagcaaaatTGAATGTTCCCTCATTTACCAATGGAGATGTTAAGTCGCAGAAGCAGAACCCAAATGATGATCGTCCTAGCATTTTTGGCAGCAGCTCACGAGGCCAGTGTTCAAAATATTCTAGCAGTACTGAAGTTATTGAAGCCGCAGCTGTCCAAAACAATGGTATGGTTTCAGTACCGACAGCTGCTGCTAACTTGTCTATCAACACAACCAAGACAACTTCAGATAGTGAAAGAGAGATAGCTTCGTCAGCACAGCCTGATGTTATTGTTCCTCATAATTCAAGCTGTGACCCGAAGGCGTATGAGAAGCCATTGCAAGAACAGCAACCTGAGTCTGATGGTGCATTTATTGATTCAGGTAAAGGCAGTACTGCTGCCTTGCCCATATGCAATGGTGGTGATATGATGTTGGAAGAAAATCACCAGGCTTCTGAACCTCGAACAGATCCATGTGGTGAACAAACTCTCAGTACTATTAAGCCAACGGAAAGTGCAGAAATAAAGAAAACCAAG GATATGATGCTTTCTGATTCTAATGGAACAATGCCCAGTAGTGAAGGTTTAACCTGCTGTAATGAAGCTAAAGAGTCAGCAGAGTCTGGGAAGCAAGCTGATGAAATAGCTATGGAGGAGTTTTCTGTGGAGAACACAGGTGCTATAACAAATGCAGTGGAGCAG GCTTCAGTCCAGACTAACACAGCAGAGGTTGGCCAGGCTACGGTGGAGGAGCTTTCTGTGAAGGACGCCGACTGTATTGCAAATGCACAGGAGcag GCTTCTATGCAGAACAATGATCTGGTAGCTGGGCAGGCTCACCCTGAGACACACTTCTATTCTGAAGTTTCCGCACAGGCGATCTGTCCTGAAGTTTGTCCACAGGCGATTTGCGCTGAAGTTTCTCCACGGGCGACCTGCCCTGAAGTTTCTGCACATGCGATCTGCCCTGAAGTTTCTGCACAGATGATCTGCCCTGAAGTTTCTGTACAGGTGATCTGCCCTGAAGTTTCTTCACAGGTGATCTGCCCTGAAGTTTCTTCACAGGCGGTCTGCCCTGAAGTTTCTGCACAGGCGGTCTGCCCTGAAGTTTCTCCACAGGCGGTCTGCCCTGAGGTGTCCGCACAGGCGGTCTGCCCTGAAGTGTCTGCACAGGCGGTCTGCCCTGAAGTGTCCGCACAGGCGGTCTGCCCTGAAGCTTCTGCCCAGGTGATCTGCCCTGAAGACCCTGCACAAGTGTTGGACAAGGATCCATGCCATGGTAATTTACATACAATGAAGGATTTGAAGTCCAAGAAGCATAAGGATTATTCAACTGTGCACTTGCTTTTTGTGTCCAAGCAACCTTTACTTGCTGCACTAAAACTGCGCAAGAAAAGGAAACACAAAAGAGCTAAAAGGCAGTCCATTGACAATGGAGTCATCGCTGATGATCAGCAGACATCAACATCAGAAACTGTTTTTACCAAGGAGATATCATGTAAATCCCACAGAAGACGCAAACGCTCCCGCGCCTCTGCAAGTTCTGATAATGGTGTTGAGATATCCACTAAGAAACCACATCTCGTTGATTGCCCCAGCAATGCTGCTGACCTTCCCGTGGACAAGAAAGACGACAAGTATGCAACACTTGCTAGTGCCGAGCTACCAGGTGCATGCGTAAGCTCTGTTGTGGACCAGACTGATTCAAGAAGCGCAGATGCAAACGAGAGAGTCCCCTCGCATTTCGATCTGCTCACGaggggtttgagtgaaattaccg TTCCACTGTGGGATGACATTGACATGTCAGGTAGAAAGTCAGAGTTTCAATATCCGAGAAGGACCGAGAATATTGGTTATGTGCTAGATGAATG GGACGAGGACTATGACCGCGGGAAAAGGAAGAAGGCGAGGAAGCCACGGGAGGAGTCGAATGGACCGAACCCGTTCCAAGAGGCGGCCGATGTCAGAGCACGGCCGAGGAAGAGACCGAGATCTGACCAGCCCAGATGGGGAAACCAGCCTCGCAGGATATGA
- the LOC109783144 gene encoding uncharacterized protein isoform X2 — protein sequence MGEAAAAAAAHRRIQFHASAGPGAAGGAPMQRPYPNPDRRLAVAAAAREKKGEAGAGAGGLDRELAAARVYLRRIGAGLRNLGNTCYLNSVLQCLTYTEPFVAYLQSGKHTSSSCRAAGFCALCALQNHVRCALQSTGKILTPVQFVKNLKCISRSFRYYRQEDAHELMVNLLESMHKCCLPSGIPSQSPSAYEKSLVHRIFGGRLRSQVRCASCSHCSSKLDPFLDLSLEIGNAATLVKALQNFTEEEALDGGEKQYNCQSCKKKVVAKKRFTIDKAPDVLTIHLKRFSPFNPGQKINKKVDFHPTLNLKPFVSNSEGMDFRYSLYGVLVHAGWNTQSGHYYCFVRTSSGIWHNLDDNEVCQVREADVLRQKAYMLFYVRDRVRSSVMFKNNDAAGSLVKNAISEKAAYMNGTIRNGFMEAKLNVPSFTNGDVKSQKQNPNDDRPSIFGSSSRGQCSKYSSSTEVIEAAAVQNNGMVSVPTAAANLSINTTKTTSDSEREIASSAQPDVIVPHNSSCDPKAYEKPLQEQQPESDGAFIDSGKGSTAALPICNGGDMMLEENHQASEPRTDPCGEQTLSTIKPTESAEIKKTKDMMLSDSNGTMPSSEGLTCCNEAKESAESGKQADEIAMEEFSVENTGAITNAVEQASVQTNTAEVGQATVEELSVKDADCIANAQEQASMQNNDLVAGQAHPETHFYSEVSAQMICPEVSVQVICPEVSSQVICPEVSSQAVCPEVSAQAVCPEVSPQAVCPEVSAQAVCPEVSAQAVCPEVSAQAVCPEASAQVICPEDPAQVLDKDPCHGNLHTMKDLKSKKHKDYSTVHLLFVSKQPLLAALKLRKKRKHKRAKRQSIDNGVIADDQQTSTSETVFTKEISCKSHRRRKRSRASASSDNGVEISTKKPHLVDCPSNAADLPVDKKDDKYATLASAELPGACVSSVVDQTDSRSADANERVPSHFDLLTRGLSEITVPLWDDIDMSGRKSEFQYPRRTENIGYVLDEWDEDYDRGKRKKARKPREESNGPNPFQEAADVRARPRKRPRSDQPRWGNQPRRI from the exons atgggcgaggcggcggcggcggcggccgcgcaCCGGAGGATCCAGTTCCACGCGTCGGCGGGGCCGGGGGCGGCCGGAGGGGCCCCGATGCAGAGGCCGTACCCGAACCCCGACAGGCGCTtggccgtggcggcggcggcaagggagaagaagggggaggcgggcgcgggcgcgggcgggcTCGATCGGGAGCTCGCCGCCGCCAGGGTCTACCTGCGCAGAATC GGGGCTGGCTTGCGGAATCTCGGCAATACGTGCTACCTCAACTCGGTCCTGCAATGCCTGACGTACACGGAGCCCTTCGTGGCTTACTTGCAGAGCGGCAAGCACACGTCGTCGTCAT GCCGAGCAGCTGGATTCTGTGCACTATGTGCTCTCCAGAACCATGTTAGATGTGCCCTACAGTCAACTGGGAAGATATTGACACCGGTGCAGTTTGTGAAGAACTTAAAAT GCATTTCTCGTAGTTTTCGGTACTATAGGCAGGAAGATGCACACGAGCTAATGGTTAACTTACTTGAGTCCATGCACAAATGCTGTTTACCTTCGGGTATACCAAGTCAGTCTCCGAGTGCTTATGAGAAGAGTCTAGTTCACAGAATATTTGGTGGCCGCTTAAGAAGTCAG GTGAGATGTGCAAGTTGCTCCCACTGTTCCAGCAAACTCGATCCTTTCCTGGATCTCAGTCTGGAAATTGGTAATGCTGCTACGTTGGTGAAAGCACTTCAAAATTTTACTGAAGAAGAGGCTTTAGATGGTGGGGAGAAGCAGTACAACTGCCAGAGCTGCAAGAAAAAAGTTGTGGCCAAGAAAAGATTTACAATTGATAAGGCTCCTGATGTATTGACAATTCATCTGAAGCGTTTTAGTCCTTTCAACCCTGGTCAAAAGATCAACAAAAAAGTGGATTTTCATCCAACTTTGAACTTGAAGCCATTTGTCAGTAATTCAGAA GGCATGGATTTCAGATACAGTCTTTATGGTGTGTTGGTTCATGCTGGCTGGAATACACAATCAGGTCACTATTATTGCTTTGTTCGGACTTCTAGTGggatttggcacaatcttgatgatAACGAG GTTTGCCAAGTTCGTGAGGCAGATGTATTGAGGCAGAAAGCCTATATGTTATTCTATGTGCGTGACAGGGTGAGGAGCTCAGTGATGTTTAAAAATAATGATGCCGCTGGCTCGTTAGTTAAGAATGCTATTTCTGAGAAGGCCGCTTATATGAATGGCACAATTCGAAacggtttcatggaagcaaaatTGAATGTTCCCTCATTTACCAATGGAGATGTTAAGTCGCAGAAGCAGAACCCAAATGATGATCGTCCTAGCATTTTTGGCAGCAGCTCACGAGGCCAGTGTTCAAAATATTCTAGCAGTACTGAAGTTATTGAAGCCGCAGCTGTCCAAAACAATGGTATGGTTTCAGTACCGACAGCTGCTGCTAACTTGTCTATCAACACAACCAAGACAACTTCAGATAGTGAAAGAGAGATAGCTTCGTCAGCACAGCCTGATGTTATTGTTCCTCATAATTCAAGCTGTGACCCGAAGGCGTATGAGAAGCCATTGCAAGAACAGCAACCTGAGTCTGATGGTGCATTTATTGATTCAGGTAAAGGCAGTACTGCTGCCTTGCCCATATGCAATGGTGGTGATATGATGTTGGAAGAAAATCACCAGGCTTCTGAACCTCGAACAGATCCATGTGGTGAACAAACTCTCAGTACTATTAAGCCAACGGAAAGTGCAGAAATAAAGAAAACCAAG GATATGATGCTTTCTGATTCTAATGGAACAATGCCCAGTAGTGAAGGTTTAACCTGCTGTAATGAAGCTAAAGAGTCAGCAGAGTCTGGGAAGCAAGCTGATGAAATAGCTATGGAGGAGTTTTCTGTGGAGAACACAGGTGCTATAACAAATGCAGTGGAGCAG GCTTCAGTCCAGACTAACACAGCAGAGGTTGGCCAGGCTACGGTGGAGGAGCTTTCTGTGAAGGACGCCGACTGTATTGCAAATGCACAGGAGcag GCTTCTATGCAGAACAATGATCTGGTAGCTGGGCAGGCTCACCCTGAGACACACTTCTATTCTGAAGTTTCCGCACAG ATGATCTGCCCTGAAGTTTCTGTACAGGTGATCTGCCCTGAAGTTTCTTCACAGGTGATCTGCCCTGAAGTTTCTTCACAGGCGGTCTGCCCTGAAGTTTCTGCACAGGCGGTCTGCCCTGAAGTTTCTCCACAGGCGGTCTGCCCTGAGGTGTCCGCACAGGCGGTCTGCCCTGAAGTGTCTGCACAGGCGGTCTGCCCTGAAGTGTCCGCACAGGCGGTCTGCCCTGAAGCTTCTGCCCAGGTGATCTGCCCTGAAGACCCTGCACAAGTGTTGGACAAGGATCCATGCCATGGTAATTTACATACAATGAAGGATTTGAAGTCCAAGAAGCATAAGGATTATTCAACTGTGCACTTGCTTTTTGTGTCCAAGCAACCTTTACTTGCTGCACTAAAACTGCGCAAGAAAAGGAAACACAAAAGAGCTAAAAGGCAGTCCATTGACAATGGAGTCATCGCTGATGATCAGCAGACATCAACATCAGAAACTGTTTTTACCAAGGAGATATCATGTAAATCCCACAGAAGACGCAAACGCTCCCGCGCCTCTGCAAGTTCTGATAATGGTGTTGAGATATCCACTAAGAAACCACATCTCGTTGATTGCCCCAGCAATGCTGCTGACCTTCCCGTGGACAAGAAAGACGACAAGTATGCAACACTTGCTAGTGCCGAGCTACCAGGTGCATGCGTAAGCTCTGTTGTGGACCAGACTGATTCAAGAAGCGCAGATGCAAACGAGAGAGTCCCCTCGCATTTCGATCTGCTCACGaggggtttgagtgaaattaccg TTCCACTGTGGGATGACATTGACATGTCAGGTAGAAAGTCAGAGTTTCAATATCCGAGAAGGACCGAGAATATTGGTTATGTGCTAGATGAATG GGACGAGGACTATGACCGCGGGAAAAGGAAGAAGGCGAGGAAGCCACGGGAGGAGTCGAATGGACCGAACCCGTTCCAAGAGGCGGCCGATGTCAGAGCACGGCCGAGGAAGAGACCGAGATCTGACCAGCCCAGATGGGGAAACCAGCCTCGCAGGATATGA
- the LOC109783144 gene encoding uncharacterized protein isoform X3 translates to MVDVLTDLYTIYLVTKGVIICGISHHQFYSSRASVIIYQRSRAAGFCALCALQNHVRCALQSTGKILTPVQFVKNLKCISRSFRYYRQEDAHELMVNLLESMHKCCLPSGIPSQSPSAYEKSLVHRIFGGRLRSQVRCASCSHCSSKLDPFLDLSLEIGNAATLVKALQNFTEEEALDGGEKQYNCQSCKKKVVAKKRFTIDKAPDVLTIHLKRFSPFNPGQKINKKVDFHPTLNLKPFVSNSEGMDFRYSLYGVLVHAGWNTQSGHYYCFVRTSSGIWHNLDDNEVCQVREADVLRQKAYMLFYVRDRVRSSVMFKNNDAAGSLVKNAISEKAAYMNGTIRNGFMEAKLNVPSFTNGDVKSQKQNPNDDRPSIFGSSSRGQCSKYSSSTEVIEAAAVQNNGMVSVPTAAANLSINTTKTTSDSEREIASSAQPDVIVPHNSSCDPKAYEKPLQEQQPESDGAFIDSGKGSTAALPICNGGDMMLEENHQASEPRTDPCGEQTLSTIKPTESAEIKKTKDMMLSDSNGTMPSSEGLTCCNEAKESAESGKQADEIAMEEFSVENTGAITNAVEQASVQTNTAEVGQATVEELSVKDADCIANAQEQASMQNNDLVAGQAHPETHFYSEVSAQAICPEVCPQAICAEVSPRATCPEVSAHAICPEVSAQMICPEVSVQVICPEVSSQVICPEVSSQAVCPEVSAQAVCPEVSPQAVCPEVSAQAVCPEVSAQAVCPEVSAQAVCPEASAQVICPEDPAQVLDKDPCHGNLHTMKDLKSKKHKDYSTVHLLFVSKQPLLAALKLRKKRKHKRAKRQSIDNGVIADDQQTSTSETVFTKEISCKSHRRRKRSRASASSDNGVEISTKKPHLVDCPSNAADLPVDKKDDKYATLASAELPGACVSSVVDQTDSRSADANERVPSHFDLLTRGLSEITVPLWDDIDMSGRKSEFQYPRRTENIGYVLDEWDEDYDRGKRKKARKPREESNGPNPFQEAADVRARPRKRPRSDQPRWGNQPRRI, encoded by the exons ATGGTTGATGTTTTGACTGATTTGTACACCATCTATTTGGTGACGAAGGGAGTAATTATATGTGGTATATCTCATCACCAGTTCTATAGTAGCAGAGCATCTGTTATCATTTATCAAAGAA GCCGAGCAGCTGGATTCTGTGCACTATGTGCTCTCCAGAACCATGTTAGATGTGCCCTACAGTCAACTGGGAAGATATTGACACCGGTGCAGTTTGTGAAGAACTTAAAAT GCATTTCTCGTAGTTTTCGGTACTATAGGCAGGAAGATGCACACGAGCTAATGGTTAACTTACTTGAGTCCATGCACAAATGCTGTTTACCTTCGGGTATACCAAGTCAGTCTCCGAGTGCTTATGAGAAGAGTCTAGTTCACAGAATATTTGGTGGCCGCTTAAGAAGTCAG GTGAGATGTGCAAGTTGCTCCCACTGTTCCAGCAAACTCGATCCTTTCCTGGATCTCAGTCTGGAAATTGGTAATGCTGCTACGTTGGTGAAAGCACTTCAAAATTTTACTGAAGAAGAGGCTTTAGATGGTGGGGAGAAGCAGTACAACTGCCAGAGCTGCAAGAAAAAAGTTGTGGCCAAGAAAAGATTTACAATTGATAAGGCTCCTGATGTATTGACAATTCATCTGAAGCGTTTTAGTCCTTTCAACCCTGGTCAAAAGATCAACAAAAAAGTGGATTTTCATCCAACTTTGAACTTGAAGCCATTTGTCAGTAATTCAGAA GGCATGGATTTCAGATACAGTCTTTATGGTGTGTTGGTTCATGCTGGCTGGAATACACAATCAGGTCACTATTATTGCTTTGTTCGGACTTCTAGTGggatttggcacaatcttgatgatAACGAG GTTTGCCAAGTTCGTGAGGCAGATGTATTGAGGCAGAAAGCCTATATGTTATTCTATGTGCGTGACAGGGTGAGGAGCTCAGTGATGTTTAAAAATAATGATGCCGCTGGCTCGTTAGTTAAGAATGCTATTTCTGAGAAGGCCGCTTATATGAATGGCACAATTCGAAacggtttcatggaagcaaaatTGAATGTTCCCTCATTTACCAATGGAGATGTTAAGTCGCAGAAGCAGAACCCAAATGATGATCGTCCTAGCATTTTTGGCAGCAGCTCACGAGGCCAGTGTTCAAAATATTCTAGCAGTACTGAAGTTATTGAAGCCGCAGCTGTCCAAAACAATGGTATGGTTTCAGTACCGACAGCTGCTGCTAACTTGTCTATCAACACAACCAAGACAACTTCAGATAGTGAAAGAGAGATAGCTTCGTCAGCACAGCCTGATGTTATTGTTCCTCATAATTCAAGCTGTGACCCGAAGGCGTATGAGAAGCCATTGCAAGAACAGCAACCTGAGTCTGATGGTGCATTTATTGATTCAGGTAAAGGCAGTACTGCTGCCTTGCCCATATGCAATGGTGGTGATATGATGTTGGAAGAAAATCACCAGGCTTCTGAACCTCGAACAGATCCATGTGGTGAACAAACTCTCAGTACTATTAAGCCAACGGAAAGTGCAGAAATAAAGAAAACCAAG GATATGATGCTTTCTGATTCTAATGGAACAATGCCCAGTAGTGAAGGTTTAACCTGCTGTAATGAAGCTAAAGAGTCAGCAGAGTCTGGGAAGCAAGCTGATGAAATAGCTATGGAGGAGTTTTCTGTGGAGAACACAGGTGCTATAACAAATGCAGTGGAGCAG GCTTCAGTCCAGACTAACACAGCAGAGGTTGGCCAGGCTACGGTGGAGGAGCTTTCTGTGAAGGACGCCGACTGTATTGCAAATGCACAGGAGcag GCTTCTATGCAGAACAATGATCTGGTAGCTGGGCAGGCTCACCCTGAGACACACTTCTATTCTGAAGTTTCCGCACAGGCGATCTGTCCTGAAGTTTGTCCACAGGCGATTTGCGCTGAAGTTTCTCCACGGGCGACCTGCCCTGAAGTTTCTGCACATGCGATCTGCCCTGAAGTTTCTGCACAGATGATCTGCCCTGAAGTTTCTGTACAGGTGATCTGCCCTGAAGTTTCTTCACAGGTGATCTGCCCTGAAGTTTCTTCACAGGCGGTCTGCCCTGAAGTTTCTGCACAGGCGGTCTGCCCTGAAGTTTCTCCACAGGCGGTCTGCCCTGAGGTGTCCGCACAGGCGGTCTGCCCTGAAGTGTCTGCACAGGCGGTCTGCCCTGAAGTGTCCGCACAGGCGGTCTGCCCTGAAGCTTCTGCCCAGGTGATCTGCCCTGAAGACCCTGCACAAGTGTTGGACAAGGATCCATGCCATGGTAATTTACATACAATGAAGGATTTGAAGTCCAAGAAGCATAAGGATTATTCAACTGTGCACTTGCTTTTTGTGTCCAAGCAACCTTTACTTGCTGCACTAAAACTGCGCAAGAAAAGGAAACACAAAAGAGCTAAAAGGCAGTCCATTGACAATGGAGTCATCGCTGATGATCAGCAGACATCAACATCAGAAACTGTTTTTACCAAGGAGATATCATGTAAATCCCACAGAAGACGCAAACGCTCCCGCGCCTCTGCAAGTTCTGATAATGGTGTTGAGATATCCACTAAGAAACCACATCTCGTTGATTGCCCCAGCAATGCTGCTGACCTTCCCGTGGACAAGAAAGACGACAAGTATGCAACACTTGCTAGTGCCGAGCTACCAGGTGCATGCGTAAGCTCTGTTGTGGACCAGACTGATTCAAGAAGCGCAGATGCAAACGAGAGAGTCCCCTCGCATTTCGATCTGCTCACGaggggtttgagtgaaattaccg TTCCACTGTGGGATGACATTGACATGTCAGGTAGAAAGTCAGAGTTTCAATATCCGAGAAGGACCGAGAATATTGGTTATGTGCTAGATGAATG GGACGAGGACTATGACCGCGGGAAAAGGAAGAAGGCGAGGAAGCCACGGGAGGAGTCGAATGGACCGAACCCGTTCCAAGAGGCGGCCGATGTCAGAGCACGGCCGAGGAAGAGACCGAGATCTGACCAGCCCAGATGGGGAAACCAGCCTCGCAGGATATGA